One Maniola jurtina chromosome 25, ilManJurt1.1, whole genome shotgun sequence DNA segment encodes these proteins:
- the LOC123878229 gene encoding probable deoxyhypusine synthase, which produces MDVQQKGEKVKSLAHDSARNAVLTPSQELPAETPTVAGYDWENGTDYNKILDSYARSGFQATSFGRAVTEINKMLKSRSVPLTEETSDPFEEDIFIKKKTNCTIFLGYTSNMISSGLRETIRFLVKNKLVDCVVTTAGGVEEDLIKCLAPTYVGDFNLSGKMLRMRGINRIGNLLVPNDNYCLFEKWVTPVLDEMLDEQISDGTVWSPSKIITRLGERINDESSVCYWAARNNIPIFSPALTDGSLGDMMYFHSYKRPGLIIDILGDIRRLNTMAVKANNTGMIILGGGLIKHHINNANLMRNGADYAVYVNTASEFDGSDSGARPDEAVSWGKIRPNATPVKLYADATLVLPLLVAQTFAKYHFSSKKNV; this is translated from the coding sequence ATGGACGTCCAACAAAAAGGAGAGAAAGTAAAATCTCTAGCCCACGATTCAGCACGAAATGCTGTTCTAACTCCAAGTCAAGAGTTACCAGCTGAGACTCCGACCGTAGCTGGATACGACTGGGAGAACGGAACAGATTATAACAAGATTTTGGACAGTTACGCTAGATCTGGTTTCCAAGCGACAAGTTTTGGGAGAGCTGTgactgaaatcaataaaatgctCAAAAGTCGCTCTGTACCGTTGACCGAAGAAACCAGCGACCCTTTCGAAGAAGATATCTTTATCAAGAAGAAAACTAATTGCACAATTTTCTTAGGTTACACCTCTAACATGATTTCTTCTGGTCTAAGAGAAACTATACGGTTTTTAGTTAAGAATAAACTTGTGGACTGCGTAGTTACAACAGCAGGTGGTGTTGAAGAGGATTTGATCAAATGTCTCGCACCTACATATGTAGGAGACTTCAATTTAAGCGGAAAAATGTTGAGAATGCGTGGAATTAATAGAATCGGTAACTTATTAGTTCCTAATGATAATTATTGCTTGTTTGAGAAATGGGTTACTCCCGTACTAGATGAAATGTTGGATGAGCAAATCAGTGATGGTACAGTATGGTCACCGTCAAAAATAATCACTCGTTTGGGAGAGAGAATTAACGATGAGAGTTCTGTTTGTTATTGGGCTGCGAGGAACAACATACCAATCTTTAGTCCTGCGTTAACAGATGGATCTTTGGGTGATATGATGTATTTTCATTCGTACAAACGTCCAGGTCTAATTATTGATATATTAGGAGATATACGTAGGTTGAATACAATGGCAGTTAAAGCGAATAATACTGGTATGATCATATTAGGAGGCGGTCTTATCAAACATCATATAAATAATGCTAATTTAATGAGAAATGGTGCAGATTATGCTGTATATGTTAACACAGCCAGTGAATTTGATGGTAGTGATTCGGGAGCTAGACCTGATGAGGCAGTGTCTTGGGGGAAAATACGTCCTAATGCAACACCAGTCAAGTTATATGCAGATGCAACCTTAGTTTTGCCATTGTTGGTCGCTCAGACATTTGCTAAGTATCATTTCAGcagtaaaaaaaatgtgtaa